In Thermodesulfobacteriota bacterium, the genomic window AAAGATGCGCTTGTCATCCGGCCATGGTCCGATCTCCAACAGCAAACGATCGTCTATTTGCCTCAGCATGTCGTGAAATACACATGTATCTTGCATAGGTCTCCTCCGGTCTTGTAGGGCACGCCAAGACGGCGAGCTATTGATTTTCGAACTTCCTTCACCCGCATTTCGAGTCGCCGCAGTTGAGGCAGGTCATGCAGCCGTCCATGAGCACGACAGCCTTGGTGTGGCACTTGGTGCAGAGCTGCGCGCCTGCCGGGAAGGCGCCCTTGCCGGTGCTGATGTCGCTGGTGCGGGCTTCGTACTGGGCGC contains:
- a CDS encoding NrdJb, which gives rise to AQYEARTSDISTGKGAFPAGAQLCTKCHTKAVVLMDGCMTCLNCGDSKCG